One genomic window of Metopolophium dirhodum isolate CAU chromosome 4, ASM1992520v1, whole genome shotgun sequence includes the following:
- the LOC132943044 gene encoding conserved oligomeric Golgi complex subunit 3 isoform X1, translating into MANIKPGRISDKLVRWEAEKDPLAPLSQSQINAYLSLSEHISDSDSMSLEIEDHNKDKPNLNEEPQILNINIESAEDFHKFYSEMAQKWMSTEIQPCIQLANELQSQLDEWKLMLSKMDECMQLIGMLEEKYSEVSKKTNSLYLAGEELHTDQTSLSNICKEINERLSIFNAADSIHSKLDSPSFIVTSEMFANMMMSIDNGIKYLNSHMSYKESNKYLALYVNARYKALSLVHTYITQCLQTGTESLDTTEFIAHYGKFQAIATKVRPVLELLENRKDLDPVYSVALEDCVLAYVTRRKALLGSSISNTLSNYTSSGSDYCSTLRSSCKILIQLTHDENRLYQCFFTDKSPVFREYLETVCMHLYDMLRPLVIHMKHFETLVELCTILRIEILQDYVSEDASLEVFGSVAELLLQDTQERLVFRANLYFVTDISEYKPSPGDIAYPEKLKQMEAIAEEMQYRQLTRYDSTGSLVSSVSEAPSVMSKQSIGGWTSAADLHGMWYPPVRRTLMCLSRLYRCVDKTIFQSLSHEAVALCLKNIHQAALMISQKKTPTDGSLFEIKHLLIIREQIAPFQVDFTIKELNLDFSKMKNAAWGLFQKHDKMFALNSSNSIIEFLLEGTPVVLENSVDSRRLVDQTLKESCQTFISHSSNALVSPLSMFLDEVQKYIKWCNMQGFLAIVKQQEFAQPNAIQEKVQESLAKIKKDLPLIHQSMALYLANGDTQFVLYRPIKNNILHMFTKIQQFLTTNSYTKEEQQLIACPTSEQMSMLLSTSTLVSTKSNSRKTSAVSIDEHPAETNENSS; encoded by the exons atggcGAACATTAAGCCGGGACGAATATCTGATAAATTGGTTCGATGGGAGGCCGAGAAGGACCCATTGGCACCTTTAAGTCAGTCTCAAATCAACGCATATCTGAGTTTGTCCGAACACATAAGCGATAGTGATTCTATG tcTTTAGAAATCGAAGACCACAACAAAGATAAACCCAATTTAAATGAAGAgccacaaattttaaatataaatattgaatctgCCGAGGAT TTTCATAAATTCTATTCCGAGATGGCACAAAAATGGATGTCTACGGAAATTCAACCATGTATACAGCTTGCAAATGAACTACAAAGTCAGCTAGACGAGTGGAAATTAATGTTATCcaag ATGGACGAATGTATGCAACTCATCGGTATGTTAGAAGAAAAATACAGCGAGGTTTCAAAGAAAACAAACTCTTTATATTTGGCTGGAGAAGAACTACATACCGATcag ACAAGTCTGAGTAACATATGTAAAGAAATTAACGAACGTTTATCCATCTTCAATGCAGCTGACTCTATACACTCCAAATTGGATTCACCTTCGTTCATTGTCACCAGTGAAATGTTTGCTAACATGATGATGTCCATTGATAacggaattaaatatttaaattctcaT ATGTCATATAAAGAAAGCAATAAATATCTTGCTCTGTATGTAAATGCCAGGTACAAGGCTCTATCGCTAGTTCATACTTACATAACTCAATGTCTTCAAACAGGAACAGAGAGTTTAGATACAACTGAATTCATAGCACACTACGGGAAGTTTCAAGCAATTGCGACAAAAGTACGACCAGTGTTAGAATTATTGGAAAACCGAAAAGATTTGGATCCAGT ATATTCTGTAGCATTGGAAGACTGCGTGCTGGCTTATGTGACACGACGGAAAGCTCTTCTTGGTTCATCCATCAGTAATACACTGTCAAACTACACGTCAAGTGGGAGTGATTATTGTTCAACGTTACGTTCATCGTGTAAAATACTCATACAATTGACACACGACGAAAACCGATTGTATCAATGTTTCTTTACAGATAAATCTCCAGTATTCAG AGAATACCTGGAAACTGTTTGTATGCATTTGTATGACATGCTCAGACCATTAGTGATTCACATGAAACATTTTGAAACATTAGTAGAACTTTGTACAATTCTAAGAATAGAAATATTACAAGACTATGTTTCTGAGGATg CATCACTTGAAGTTTTTGGATCTGTAGCAGAGTTACTATTACAAGATACACAAGAGCGTTTAGTGTTTCGAGCCAATTTGTACTTTGTCACAGACATTTCCGAGTACAAACCGTCACCTGGTGATATAGCGtatccagaaaaattaaaacaaatggaAGCAATCGCTGAAGAAATGCAATATCGACAGTTGACTAGATATGATTCAACTGGAAGCTTAGTATCATCAGTATCTGAAGCGCCATCAGTTATGTCAAAACAGTCTATTG gtGGATGGACTTCTGCTGCAGATCTTCATGGAATGTGGTATCCACCTGTAAGGCGTACATTGATGTGTTTATCACGTTTGTATAGATGTgttgataaaacaatttttcaaagtCTTTCTCATGAGGCAGTTGCGTTGTGTTTGAAAAACATTCATCAAGCTGCTCTGATGATTTctcaaaaaaaa actcCAACAGACGGTTCTTTGTTTGAGATAAAACATTTGTTGATAATCAGAGAACAAATTGCACCGTTTCAAGTAGATTTTACTATAAAAGAACTGAACTTGGATTTTAGTAAAATGAAAAATGCCg cttGGGGTTTATTTCAAAAACACGACAAAATGTTTGCTTTAAACTCTAGTAACTCAATCATTGAATTTCTACTGGAGGGAACGCCAGTTGTGCTAGAAAACTCTGTGGATTCAAGACGTTTAGTAGATCAAACATTGAAAGAGTCCTGTCAAACATTCATCAGTCATTCATCTAATGCATTAGTATCACCATTGTCTATGTTTCTGGACGAA gttcaaaagtatattaaatggTGTAATATGCAAGGGTTCCTGGCTATTGTTAAACAGCAAGAATTCGCCCAACCTAATGCTATTCAGGAAAAGGTACAAGAATCATTggcaaaaatcaaaaaagatTTACCTTTGATCCATCAAAGTATGGCATTGTACTTGGCCAATGGGGACACACAGTTTGTCTTGTATAGGCCTATCAAG aataatatctTGCACATGTTTAcaaaaattcaacaatttttaacaacaaacagCTACACTAAAGAAGAACAACAATTAATTGCGTGCCCTACATCTGAACAGATGTCTATGTTGTTATCTACTTCAACTTTGGTATCAACTAAGTC GAACTCGAGAAAAACAAGTGCTGTATCCATTGATGAACATCCGGCTGAAACCAATGAAAACTCTTCGTAG
- the LOC132943044 gene encoding conserved oligomeric Golgi complex subunit 3 isoform X2, whose amino-acid sequence MDECMQLIGMLEEKYSEVSKKTNSLYLAGEELHTDQTSLSNICKEINERLSIFNAADSIHSKLDSPSFIVTSEMFANMMMSIDNGIKYLNSHMSYKESNKYLALYVNARYKALSLVHTYITQCLQTGTESLDTTEFIAHYGKFQAIATKVRPVLELLENRKDLDPVYSVALEDCVLAYVTRRKALLGSSISNTLSNYTSSGSDYCSTLRSSCKILIQLTHDENRLYQCFFTDKSPVFREYLETVCMHLYDMLRPLVIHMKHFETLVELCTILRIEILQDYVSEDASLEVFGSVAELLLQDTQERLVFRANLYFVTDISEYKPSPGDIAYPEKLKQMEAIAEEMQYRQLTRYDSTGSLVSSVSEAPSVMSKQSIGGWTSAADLHGMWYPPVRRTLMCLSRLYRCVDKTIFQSLSHEAVALCLKNIHQAALMISQKKTPTDGSLFEIKHLLIIREQIAPFQVDFTIKELNLDFSKMKNAAWGLFQKHDKMFALNSSNSIIEFLLEGTPVVLENSVDSRRLVDQTLKESCQTFISHSSNALVSPLSMFLDEVQKYIKWCNMQGFLAIVKQQEFAQPNAIQEKVQESLAKIKKDLPLIHQSMALYLANGDTQFVLYRPIKNNILHMFTKIQQFLTTNSYTKEEQQLIACPTSEQMSMLLSTSTLVSTKSNSRKTSAVSIDEHPAETNENSS is encoded by the exons ATGGACGAATGTATGCAACTCATCGGTATGTTAGAAGAAAAATACAGCGAGGTTTCAAAGAAAACAAACTCTTTATATTTGGCTGGAGAAGAACTACATACCGATcag ACAAGTCTGAGTAACATATGTAAAGAAATTAACGAACGTTTATCCATCTTCAATGCAGCTGACTCTATACACTCCAAATTGGATTCACCTTCGTTCATTGTCACCAGTGAAATGTTTGCTAACATGATGATGTCCATTGATAacggaattaaatatttaaattctcaT ATGTCATATAAAGAAAGCAATAAATATCTTGCTCTGTATGTAAATGCCAGGTACAAGGCTCTATCGCTAGTTCATACTTACATAACTCAATGTCTTCAAACAGGAACAGAGAGTTTAGATACAACTGAATTCATAGCACACTACGGGAAGTTTCAAGCAATTGCGACAAAAGTACGACCAGTGTTAGAATTATTGGAAAACCGAAAAGATTTGGATCCAGT ATATTCTGTAGCATTGGAAGACTGCGTGCTGGCTTATGTGACACGACGGAAAGCTCTTCTTGGTTCATCCATCAGTAATACACTGTCAAACTACACGTCAAGTGGGAGTGATTATTGTTCAACGTTACGTTCATCGTGTAAAATACTCATACAATTGACACACGACGAAAACCGATTGTATCAATGTTTCTTTACAGATAAATCTCCAGTATTCAG AGAATACCTGGAAACTGTTTGTATGCATTTGTATGACATGCTCAGACCATTAGTGATTCACATGAAACATTTTGAAACATTAGTAGAACTTTGTACAATTCTAAGAATAGAAATATTACAAGACTATGTTTCTGAGGATg CATCACTTGAAGTTTTTGGATCTGTAGCAGAGTTACTATTACAAGATACACAAGAGCGTTTAGTGTTTCGAGCCAATTTGTACTTTGTCACAGACATTTCCGAGTACAAACCGTCACCTGGTGATATAGCGtatccagaaaaattaaaacaaatggaAGCAATCGCTGAAGAAATGCAATATCGACAGTTGACTAGATATGATTCAACTGGAAGCTTAGTATCATCAGTATCTGAAGCGCCATCAGTTATGTCAAAACAGTCTATTG gtGGATGGACTTCTGCTGCAGATCTTCATGGAATGTGGTATCCACCTGTAAGGCGTACATTGATGTGTTTATCACGTTTGTATAGATGTgttgataaaacaatttttcaaagtCTTTCTCATGAGGCAGTTGCGTTGTGTTTGAAAAACATTCATCAAGCTGCTCTGATGATTTctcaaaaaaaa actcCAACAGACGGTTCTTTGTTTGAGATAAAACATTTGTTGATAATCAGAGAACAAATTGCACCGTTTCAAGTAGATTTTACTATAAAAGAACTGAACTTGGATTTTAGTAAAATGAAAAATGCCg cttGGGGTTTATTTCAAAAACACGACAAAATGTTTGCTTTAAACTCTAGTAACTCAATCATTGAATTTCTACTGGAGGGAACGCCAGTTGTGCTAGAAAACTCTGTGGATTCAAGACGTTTAGTAGATCAAACATTGAAAGAGTCCTGTCAAACATTCATCAGTCATTCATCTAATGCATTAGTATCACCATTGTCTATGTTTCTGGACGAA gttcaaaagtatattaaatggTGTAATATGCAAGGGTTCCTGGCTATTGTTAAACAGCAAGAATTCGCCCAACCTAATGCTATTCAGGAAAAGGTACAAGAATCATTggcaaaaatcaaaaaagatTTACCTTTGATCCATCAAAGTATGGCATTGTACTTGGCCAATGGGGACACACAGTTTGTCTTGTATAGGCCTATCAAG aataatatctTGCACATGTTTAcaaaaattcaacaatttttaacaacaaacagCTACACTAAAGAAGAACAACAATTAATTGCGTGCCCTACATCTGAACAGATGTCTATGTTGTTATCTACTTCAACTTTGGTATCAACTAAGTC GAACTCGAGAAAAACAAGTGCTGTATCCATTGATGAACATCCGGCTGAAACCAATGAAAACTCTTCGTAG